The proteins below are encoded in one region of Amycolatopsis acidiphila:
- the mtrA gene encoding MtrAB system response regulator MtrA has product MKARVLVVDDDPALAEMLTIVLRGEGFDTAVVADGSRALPALRDLKPDLVLLDLMLPGMNGIDVCKAIRAESGVPIVMLTAKSDTVDIVLGLESGADDYVVKPFKPKELVARVRARLRRTEAEPAESLTIGDLAIDVPGHEVTREGKAIPLTPLEFDLLVALARKPRQVFTREVLLEQVWGYRHAADTRLVNVHVQRLRSKVEKDPEHPEVVLTVRGVGYKAGPP; this is encoded by the coding sequence ATGAAGGCACGCGTCCTGGTGGTCGACGACGACCCTGCGCTCGCAGAGATGCTCACCATCGTGCTCCGTGGCGAGGGATTCGATACCGCCGTCGTCGCCGACGGCTCTCGCGCGCTGCCCGCGCTCAGAGACCTGAAACCGGATCTGGTCCTGCTGGACCTGATGCTGCCCGGGATGAACGGCATCGACGTGTGCAAGGCGATCCGCGCCGAGTCCGGCGTGCCCATCGTCATGCTGACGGCCAAGAGCGACACCGTCGACATAGTGCTCGGCCTGGAGTCCGGTGCCGACGACTACGTCGTGAAGCCGTTCAAGCCGAAGGAGCTCGTCGCCCGGGTCCGTGCCCGCCTGCGCCGCACCGAGGCCGAGCCCGCCGAGTCGCTGACCATCGGTGACCTGGCGATCGACGTGCCCGGCCACGAGGTGACCCGCGAGGGCAAGGCCATCCCGCTGACCCCGCTGGAGTTCGACTTGCTCGTGGCTCTGGCCCGCAAGCCGCGCCAGGTGTTCACCCGCGAGGTGCTGCTCGAACAGGTCTGGGGCTACCGGCACGCCGCCGACACCCGGCTGGTCAACGTGCACGTCCAGCGGCTGCGCTCGAAGGTCGAGAAGGACCCGGAGCACCCCGAGGTCGTGCTGACGGTGCGCGGCGTGGGCTACAAGGCCGGCCCGCCGTAA